The following are encoded in a window of Maridesulfovibrio ferrireducens genomic DNA:
- a CDS encoding HPr family phosphocarrier protein, with protein MIENSALREGSPDSENAVARTVIVVNQLGLHARPAARLAQEAQNFQAEIAIICDSQEVDAKSILDILTLAAAQGSTLELRADGIDAGAALDCLEEMFKSKFGEEK; from the coding sequence ATGATTGAGAATAGCGCGCTGCGGGAAGGTTCCCCTGATTCGGAGAACGCTGTAGCCCGGACTGTTATTGTAGTTAACCAATTGGGACTGCATGCTCGTCCGGCGGCGCGGCTTGCACAGGAAGCTCAGAATTTTCAGGCTGAGATTGCAATTATTTGTGATTCTCAGGAAGTGGATGCTAAGAGCATTCTTGACATTCTGACTCTTGCAGCTGCACAGGGAAGCACTCTTGAATTGAGGGCCGACGGTATTGATGCCGGCGCAGCTCTTGATTGTCTGGAAGAAATGTTTAAGTCAAAATTTGGAGAGGAAAAGTAG
- a CDS encoding PTS system mannose/fructose/sorbose family transporter subunit IID, which yields MSEKVKDKKSLGRACARCFLRSYFVGAGFNTRGLQNIGFSYAMQPGLEAIYSDSLELSKARKRYVKHYNSHPFWAPLLIAIFLAVEIQIKDGKFPVLLLNKVKNTTSYTLSAIGDSVFAGSALIFWALATISLLLAGNTVPAMLLGLISFVGLQVFKIYIFWGGLYKGLGFLDQLKRWDLINWGERLKYVNAFVLLIIWTQLWPSGMGIFQWYGGAAILGSLGWLIATGKISREVIAVLFVVASLFLINLI from the coding sequence GTGAGTGAAAAAGTAAAAGATAAAAAGTCTCTAGGCCGGGCTTGTGCCAGGTGCTTTTTGCGCAGTTATTTTGTCGGCGCGGGGTTCAATACCCGCGGATTGCAGAATATCGGTTTTTCTTACGCCATGCAACCGGGTCTTGAAGCTATATATTCGGATTCATTGGAGTTGTCTAAAGCTCGTAAGCGTTATGTTAAGCACTATAACTCTCATCCGTTCTGGGCTCCGCTGTTGATTGCGATTTTTCTGGCTGTGGAAATTCAGATTAAAGACGGCAAGTTTCCGGTTTTGCTTTTGAATAAAGTTAAAAATACGACCAGTTATACACTTTCTGCCATCGGTGATTCTGTCTTTGCCGGAAGTGCCCTGATTTTTTGGGCGTTAGCCACGATATCTCTTTTGCTTGCTGGCAATACTGTTCCGGCTATGCTACTCGGGTTGATATCATTTGTGGGTTTACAGGTCTTTAAAATATATATTTTCTGGGGCGGATTATATAAGGGCCTCGGTTTTTTGGATCAACTGAAAAGGTGGGATCTGATCAATTGGGGAGAGCGTCTAAAATATGTTAATGCGTTCGTTCTTTTAATAATTTGGACCCAATTATGGCCTTCGGGTATGGGAATTTTCCAGTGGTATGGCGGAGCCGCAATATTAGGCTCCCTAGGGTGGTTGATCGCAACCGGAAAGATTTCCAGAGAAGTTATTGCAGTTCTTTTTGTAGTAGCAAGTTTGTTTCTAATAAACTTAATTTAA
- the rsmI gene encoding 16S rRNA (cytidine(1402)-2'-O)-methyltransferase, translating to MPSKSPTLWVVATPLGNLGDISDRARKILASADVILAEDTRRTGKLLTNLDIKGKGFISLHDHNEEKRIAKVLEFFDEGGNAALVSDAGTPLMSDPGYRLVKACREHGVKIVPVPGPCAPVTALSACGLPPYPFVFLGFMPRKDGQMTKLFEVHGATGATIVFFERKSRLRETLAVAYRVLGDRDFVICRELTKDYEEFISGSLSGHEDVSAELKGEITVVVGPPVISGPASEEEIFRLIDQEMLSGEKPKVIARRVADRVQGWTAKAVYEKVTERKTNS from the coding sequence ATGCCTTCGAAATCTCCGACTTTATGGGTAGTGGCAACACCGCTTGGCAACCTTGGTGATATTTCAGATCGTGCAAGAAAGATTCTGGCTTCGGCAGATGTTATTCTGGCCGAGGATACTCGCAGGACCGGAAAACTGCTGACTAATCTTGATATCAAGGGAAAAGGTTTTATCAGTCTTCACGATCATAACGAAGAAAAACGCATAGCAAAGGTTCTTGAATTTTTTGACGAAGGCGGCAATGCTGCTCTCGTTTCAGATGCCGGAACACCTCTTATGAGTGATCCCGGTTATCGTCTTGTCAAAGCTTGCCGTGAACATGGCGTAAAGATTGTTCCTGTACCCGGACCTTGTGCCCCTGTTACGGCTTTGAGTGCTTGCGGACTTCCTCCGTACCCGTTTGTTTTTCTGGGCTTTATGCCTCGCAAGGACGGGCAGATGACTAAGCTTTTTGAAGTTCACGGTGCAACGGGTGCAACGATAGTCTTTTTTGAACGGAAATCGAGACTGCGTGAAACTCTTGCAGTGGCATACAGAGTACTTGGAGACAGAGACTTTGTGATATGCCGTGAGCTGACTAAAGATTATGAAGAATTTATTTCAGGAAGCTTGTCCGGTCATGAAGATGTTTCAGCTGAACTTAAGGGCGAGATAACGGTCGTCGTGGGGCCTCCGGTTATAAGCGGTCCGGCCAGCGAAGAGGAAATTTTTCGTCTCATAGATCAAGAAATGTTGTCAGGTGAAAAACCGAAAGTTATAGCTCGAAGAGTGGCAGATCGAGTTCAGGGGTGGACAGCCAAAGCTGTCTATGAAAAAGTGACTGAAAGAAAAACAAATAGTTAG
- a CDS encoding YraN family protein, which translates to MSPRHLDFGEAGEKFAARYLECRGFSLRHRNWRWHQWELDIVCDGPADSDGVRDLVFVEVKTRAGNSVQKGLQAVTPAKCRKLVKAASHYLSAMDLWHRPCRFDLVIVNDAGNGMNAEHIKNAFEISDFMGSGNTAWQPW; encoded by the coding sequence ATGTCTCCCCGGCATTTAGATTTCGGCGAGGCCGGAGAAAAATTTGCTGCTCGCTACCTTGAGTGCAGAGGTTTTTCTCTCCGTCATCGGAACTGGCGTTGGCATCAATGGGAACTGGATATCGTTTGCGATGGTCCGGCTGATTCTGACGGTGTACGTGATCTTGTTTTTGTAGAAGTGAAGACCAGAGCCGGAAATTCCGTGCAAAAAGGGCTGCAGGCGGTAACTCCTGCAAAATGCCGTAAATTAGTAAAAGCTGCTTCACATTATTTGTCGGCAATGGACCTATGGCATAGACCGTGCCGTTTTGATCTCGTTATTGTAAATGATGCCGGAAACGGCATGAACGCGGAGCACATAAAAAATGCCTTCGAAATCTCCGACTTTATGGGTAGTGGCAACACCGCTTGGCAACCTTGGTGA
- a CDS encoding ribonuclease HII, with protein sequence MSQGLLHGILPGLADEAGLIAGIDEAGRGCLAGPVVAGAVILPADYDLPGLTDSKKLSEAARDVLADQIRKQAVCWSLGVCRAQVVDQINILQATFRAMARSVIHLKVRPSILLIDGNKTIPVSHFNGVAGYQQEWIIKGDEKIPEISAASILAKTFRDSLMVKLEKRYPGYGFAIHKGYGTKFHMDAVRENGPCLIHRLTFKGVLPEKKKSGQESLCLPGI encoded by the coding sequence ATGTCGCAAGGATTATTGCACGGAATATTGCCGGGACTGGCAGATGAAGCCGGACTTATCGCAGGAATTGATGAGGCGGGCAGAGGATGTCTGGCTGGTCCTGTTGTGGCGGGGGCTGTAATTCTTCCCGCTGATTATGATCTGCCGGGGCTTACTGACTCTAAAAAACTCAGTGAAGCCGCGCGTGATGTGCTTGCTGATCAAATTCGCAAACAGGCGGTCTGCTGGTCTTTGGGAGTTTGCCGGGCGCAGGTGGTCGATCAGATAAATATTCTTCAGGCGACATTCAGGGCTATGGCCCGCTCGGTGATTCATCTTAAAGTTCGTCCTTCAATTTTGCTTATTGATGGAAATAAGACTATTCCGGTAAGTCACTTTAATGGAGTGGCAGGTTATCAACAGGAATGGATAATCAAAGGTGATGAAAAAATCCCCGAAATTTCAGCCGCATCAATTCTTGCTAAAACTTTTAGAGATTCCCTGATGGTTAAGCTGGAAAAGAGATATCCGGGATACGGCTTTGCTATTCATAAAGGGTATGGAACCAAATTTCATATGGATGCAGTTCGGGAAAATGGTCCCTGTCTGATTCATCGGCTTACTTTTAAAGGCGTGCTTCCTGAAAAGAAGAAATCAGGGCAGGAGAGTTTATGTCTCCCCGGCATTTAG
- the rplS gene encoding 50S ribosomal protein L19 — translation MNVITKIEREHMRLDMPAFKAGDTVKVHLRIIEGEKERIQVFQGAVLRFRNGTTDSTFTVRKISDGIGVERVFAVHSPYIERIEVVTEGKVRRSRIYYLRDLKGKAARIKSKNAW, via the coding sequence ATGAATGTAATTACAAAGATCGAACGCGAACACATGCGTCTTGATATGCCTGCATTTAAAGCAGGGGACACCGTAAAAGTACATCTTCGTATTATCGAAGGTGAAAAAGAACGTATTCAGGTTTTCCAGGGTGCTGTTCTTCGTTTCCGTAACGGTACAACCGATTCAACTTTCACAGTACGTAAGATCTCCGACGGTATCGGCGTAGAACGCGTATTTGCAGTACACTCTCCATACATCGAACGTATTGAAGTTGTTACTGAGGGTAAAGTTCGTCGTAGCCGCATTTACTATCTTCGTGACCTTAAAGGTAAAGCAGCACGTATCAAATCAAAGAACGCTTGGTAG
- the trmD gene encoding tRNA (guanosine(37)-N1)-methyltransferase TrmD: MNFNLITLFPEFFDSPLSHGLMSKAVEKGIVSFNTVNPRDYAVDKHKSVDDRPYGGGPGMVMFLDPIARSLDSVGIKPVVQGGCGKGKRLLMLSPKGRPLTQKLATELAGEEELTLVCGRYEGIDARFEEIFPVETVSVGDFVLNGGEAGALCLIEAVARLLPDFMGHSESSTEESFSSGLLEYPHYTRPAEYEGLKVPEILSSGNHALIEEWRKKRSLDETLDSRPELLSEADGLKKEDVHYLRSIPRKRLGKHLSMALVHYPVLNKFGEKAAVSLTNLDIHDMSRVSRSYSLAGMYAVTPIEDQKKLADRIISHWTSGPGSKTNPDRAAALAKVSVMDSLIDVVEHIESGTGKKPILVTTSARGAGNVTPRQVREMLYDNPVLLVFGTGHGLAPEILEMATGCLRPLRFMDGYNHLSVRSAVAITVDRLLGDAW, translated from the coding sequence GTGAATTTCAATTTGATTACGCTTTTTCCGGAATTTTTCGATTCCCCGCTTTCGCATGGTCTTATGAGTAAGGCTGTCGAAAAAGGAATCGTTTCATTCAATACTGTCAATCCCCGCGATTATGCTGTTGATAAGCATAAGAGCGTGGATGATCGTCCTTACGGGGGCGGGCCGGGTATGGTAATGTTTCTTGATCCGATAGCTCGCAGTCTGGATTCTGTGGGTATCAAGCCTGTCGTTCAGGGAGGCTGTGGTAAGGGTAAAAGGTTGCTGATGCTGTCGCCGAAAGGACGTCCGCTTACTCAGAAACTTGCTACTGAACTTGCTGGGGAAGAGGAACTGACTCTTGTCTGTGGACGGTATGAAGGAATTGATGCTCGTTTTGAAGAGATATTTCCTGTTGAGACTGTCTCTGTCGGAGATTTTGTTCTTAACGGAGGCGAAGCCGGAGCACTGTGTCTTATTGAAGCTGTTGCCCGATTGCTGCCGGATTTCATGGGCCATTCTGAATCAAGTACCGAGGAAAGTTTTTCTTCGGGACTTTTGGAGTATCCGCACTACACTCGTCCTGCTGAATATGAAGGACTGAAAGTGCCGGAGATTCTCTCTTCTGGGAATCATGCTTTGATTGAAGAATGGAGGAAAAAAAGGTCTCTTGATGAGACTTTGGATTCCCGCCCGGAATTGCTTTCCGAAGCTGACGGCTTAAAAAAGGAAGATGTTCATTATTTACGGTCAATACCCCGTAAACGTTTAGGAAAACATCTTTCAATGGCTTTAGTACACTATCCAGTGCTAAATAAATTTGGTGAAAAAGCAGCTGTTTCTTTGACAAACCTCGATATTCACGATATGTCCCGCGTTTCCCGCTCTTACTCATTGGCAGGGATGTATGCGGTGACTCCTATCGAGGACCAGAAGAAGTTGGCTGACAGAATAATTTCTCATTGGACCTCGGGACCGGGTAGCAAAACTAACCCGGACAGAGCCGCCGCTCTGGCAAAGGTCAGTGTGATGGACTCCCTGATCGATGTGGTGGAGCATATTGAGTCGGGAACGGGTAAAAAACCGATACTGGTGACAACCAGTGCTCGGGGCGCGGGTAATGTGACTCCCCGTCAGGTCCGTGAAATGCTTTATGACAATCCTGTGTTACTGGTCTTCGGAACAGGGCATGGGTTGGCTCCCGAAATTCTTGAAATGGCAACGGGCTGTCTTAGACCTCTTCGTTTCATGGATGGATACAATCACTTATCAGTAAGAAGTGCGGTAGCGATAACGGTTGACAGGCTTTTGGGAGACGCTTGGTAG
- the rimM gene encoding ribosome maturation factor RimM (Essential for efficient processing of 16S rRNA): MDLLLVAEVVKSHGLRGEVCIDSHADSPFSFDEVSTLYLQSKGQKPRRFVVQSFRRHKGRALVIFKGINDRDKADTLRGMDVLVQKEDLPELRDDEVYMYQLKNAAVELKDGTAVGTISDFLFAPGQETWVISSSDGKEILFPAVAEFVLSVDVDAGKVVIDPPEGLLDLYLNAPVK; encoded by the coding sequence ATGGACTTGCTACTAGTTGCCGAAGTGGTCAAATCACACGGTCTTAGGGGGGAAGTTTGCATCGATTCCCATGCGGACTCCCCTTTTTCCTTCGATGAGGTGTCTACCCTTTATTTACAAAGTAAAGGACAGAAACCCCGTCGATTTGTTGTGCAATCCTTTCGGAGGCACAAAGGCCGCGCTTTAGTAATCTTTAAAGGCATCAATGACCGGGATAAGGCTGATACCTTACGCGGCATGGATGTCTTGGTGCAGAAGGAAGATCTCCCTGAACTCAGGGATGATGAAGTCTACATGTACCAGTTGAAGAATGCTGCCGTCGAACTTAAAGACGGAACAGCGGTTGGGACCATTTCGGATTTTCTTTTTGCGCCGGGTCAAGAGACTTGGGTGATCTCGTCTTCAGACGGAAAAGAAATTCTTTTTCCTGCTGTTGCTGAGTTTGTATTGTCTGTGGATGTAGATGCGGGAAAGGTTGTGATCGATCCGCCTGAAGGGCTGCTTGATCTGTATCTGAACGCGCCTGTTAAATAA
- a CDS encoding KH domain-containing protein, whose translation MLKDLVEFIAKSLVDNPDDVVVTEIEGEQTSVIELKVAKEDLGKVIGKQGRTARAMRTLLGAASTKVRKRSVLEILE comes from the coding sequence ATGTTGAAGGATTTAGTAGAATTCATTGCGAAATCTCTTGTTGATAATCCCGATGATGTAGTCGTCACCGAGATTGAAGGGGAGCAGACATCTGTAATCGAACTCAAAGTCGCGAAAGAAGACTTGGGTAAAGTTATCGGCAAGCAGGGCCGCACCGCAAGAGCGATGAGAACTTTGCTTGGTGCTGCATCAACCAAGGTGAGAAAACGTTCTGTTCTAGAAATTCTAGAGTAG
- the rpsP gene encoding 30S ribosomal protein S16 — MALKLRLTRMGSKKRPFYRIVAINSSTRRDGRPLEFIGYYNPMVEPVELKINMEKVQAWMDKGAKPSDTVKALIKKNS, encoded by the coding sequence ATGGCTTTAAAACTAAGATTGACACGTATGGGGTCCAAAAAACGCCCTTTTTATCGTATTGTAGCTATTAACAGCAGCACAAGACGCGATGGTCGTCCTTTAGAATTCATAGGTTACTATAATCCTATGGTTGAACCTGTTGAACTTAAGATCAACATGGAAAAAGTTCAGGCTTGGATGGATAAAGGCGCAAAACCAAGCGATACTGTTAAAGCACTTATTAAGAAAAATTCTTAA
- the ffh gene encoding signal recognition particle protein, translating to MFDSLSDRLSEAFKNFKGQGRLDEKNIQAGMREVRLALLEADVNFKVVKEFVEKVKERALGQEVQKSLSAGQQVIKIVNDELTELLGGEQEGLILKGKPAKIMMVGLQGAGKTTSAAKIALYLRRKKYKPYLVPADVYRPAAIEQLTVLAKQLDLPVYPSTTDMNPVDICRDAIVKAEEAGCDVMLLDTAGRLHIDEVLMDELAAIKEACSPDEILFVADAMTGQDAVNVAATFDEKLDVTGVVLTKMDGDARGGAALSIKSVTGKCVKFVGVGEKLSELEHFYPDRAASRILGMGDVLSLIEKAQSVMEEGEAEKLTEKFRKAKFDLEDFRTQMRRMKKIGSMGSIMKLIPGLGGLTKQLGDLDMPDKELNRIEAIISSMTPEERKTPKLINPSRRQRIAKGSGVEVLEVNQMLKNFDQMSKMMKKMMGGKGGKGGMPQMPNMPGMPGLGGGGMPGLPGMEGMEGMEGAGQPSKEKSKKTLLARKKKKLKKQSRKKNKK from the coding sequence TTGTTCGATAGCCTATCAGATAGACTTTCCGAAGCCTTCAAAAATTTCAAAGGGCAGGGCCGACTGGATGAAAAAAACATCCAGGCCGGAATGCGTGAGGTTAGGCTCGCTCTTTTAGAAGCGGACGTTAACTTCAAAGTCGTTAAAGAATTTGTAGAGAAGGTAAAGGAACGGGCCCTAGGACAGGAAGTCCAGAAAAGCCTCTCTGCCGGACAGCAGGTCATAAAGATCGTCAATGACGAACTGACCGAGTTGCTTGGTGGAGAACAGGAAGGACTGATTCTTAAAGGTAAACCTGCCAAAATTATGATGGTCGGGTTGCAGGGGGCGGGTAAAACTACTTCCGCGGCAAAGATAGCCTTGTATCTTAGACGCAAGAAGTATAAGCCCTATCTCGTTCCCGCAGACGTTTACCGTCCTGCTGCTATTGAACAGCTTACTGTGCTGGCTAAGCAGCTGGATCTTCCCGTTTATCCTTCAACGACTGACATGAATCCGGTGGATATCTGCCGCGATGCTATTGTCAAAGCGGAAGAGGCAGGATGTGACGTAATGCTTCTCGATACAGCCGGACGGCTGCATATCGATGAAGTGCTCATGGATGAACTTGCTGCCATCAAGGAAGCATGTTCGCCTGACGAAATACTTTTCGTAGCAGACGCAATGACAGGACAGGACGCTGTCAATGTTGCTGCAACGTTTGATGAAAAGCTTGATGTTACCGGTGTGGTACTGACTAAAATGGATGGAGACGCCCGAGGCGGTGCTGCTCTTTCTATCAAGTCTGTTACCGGCAAGTGCGTCAAGTTTGTCGGCGTGGGTGAGAAGCTTTCCGAGCTTGAACACTTCTATCCAGACAGGGCTGCCTCTAGAATTCTCGGAATGGGGGACGTCCTTTCCCTGATCGAGAAAGCTCAGTCCGTTATGGAAGAAGGGGAAGCTGAAAAGCTTACTGAAAAGTTTCGCAAGGCAAAATTTGACCTTGAGGATTTTCGCACCCAGATGCGTAGAATGAAGAAGATCGGTTCTATGGGCAGCATTATGAAGCTCATTCCGGGACTTGGCGGATTGACCAAACAGCTTGGCGATCTTGATATGCCGGACAAGGAACTGAACAGGATAGAAGCAATCATCTCCTCCATGACTCCGGAGGAACGCAAAACTCCCAAGCTTATCAACCCCAGCCGCAGGCAGAGAATTGCTAAAGGTTCGGGTGTTGAGGTTTTGGAAGTTAATCAGATGCTCAAGAATTTTGATCAGATGAGCAAGATGATGAAAAAAATGATGGGCGGAAAAGGCGGAAAAGGCGGAATGCCTCAGATGCCGAATATGCCCGGAATGCCCGGATTAGGCGGTGGCGGTATGCCGGGATTACCCGGTATGGAAGGGATGGAAGGCATGGAAGGAGCTGGTCAGCCTTCAAAAGAGAAAAGCAAGAAAACCCTGCTCGCCCGTAAAAAGAAAAAGCTCAAGAAGCAAAGTCGCAAGAAGAACAAAAAATAA
- a CDS encoding OB-fold protein — MSNIVKAEEFHLVDPMGRVRSKIYISDDGKPTADIFDSTGQLVNRVDLQKTQKLGPTAHQPTLPHQKETLSSWHARIANEVITSQPKLRVGSYKLYIDFVENNTVASGKYLNEVIEITGEVVDVSAKNFGDLHIGLKGISNYTAEVICHFTEDQTAIVSNMKPGVKVHLKGKCTEYVNKRVKIWGCQVV; from the coding sequence ATGAGCAACATAGTTAAAGCAGAAGAATTCCATCTGGTAGACCCGATGGGCCGTGTCAGATCAAAAATTTATATCTCGGATGACGGGAAGCCGACAGCGGACATCTTTGACTCGACAGGCCAACTCGTAAACAGAGTCGATCTTCAAAAAACACAGAAGCTTGGCCCCACTGCTCATCAACCAACGCTCCCTCATCAAAAGGAAACCCTCAGCTCATGGCATGCACGGATAGCAAATGAAGTCATTACTAGCCAGCCAAAACTTCGTGTAGGTTCATATAAGCTCTATATCGACTTTGTCGAAAACAATACGGTTGCAAGTGGTAAGTATTTAAATGAAGTCATTGAAATTACCGGCGAAGTCGTTGATGTTTCCGCTAAAAACTTTGGAGATTTACACATCGGTCTAAAAGGAATATCCAATTATACCGCTGAAGTAATCTGCCATTTTACAGAAGATCAGACCGCAATTGTCAGCAACATGAAACCCGGAGTAAAAGTTCACCTCAAAGGAAAATGCACCGAATATGTCAACAAACGTGTTAAAATCTGGGGCTGTCAGGTTGTCTAA
- a CDS encoding (Fe-S)-binding protein encodes MSNIKITAEKCIGGGKCVSECLFLQKYGSPDKIAEACLASAQNYDEAAINAYNCSACSLCDSVCPANAQPSKMFEMLRNHAQKNSLFGLDSYSPLLSYERIGGKFPFKDNLLPDGCKTAFFPGCTLPALFPEATRAAYSALKQRDPSLGLILNCCSKPSKMLGLSDSHAEAISELSKFIESQGITKILTACPNCHITFKEFSPSFKIVSIYEELLDSNIPLNKPWLQKATVHDPCVTRFESDLQESVRKLLTQNGVSLIEMDHSRDKTICCGEGGGVGFHNESFAQTWNDKRKAEAAQTGAPMVTYCAGCTNHLSGTEPVAHILDLLFVKRNETPILPRFPFNYFNRLKLRISARFA; translated from the coding sequence TTGTCTAATATAAAAATTACAGCTGAAAAATGTATCGGCGGCGGAAAATGTGTTTCCGAATGTCTTTTTTTGCAGAAATATGGATCACCTGACAAGATAGCCGAAGCATGTCTTGCGTCCGCACAAAATTATGACGAAGCGGCGATAAACGCATACAACTGTTCTGCATGTTCGCTGTGTGATTCCGTCTGCCCGGCAAATGCTCAACCTTCCAAAATGTTTGAAATGCTCCGTAATCATGCTCAGAAAAACTCTTTATTCGGCCTTGACTCCTACTCGCCCCTTCTAAGCTACGAACGAATAGGGGGCAAATTCCCGTTCAAAGACAACCTTCTACCCGATGGATGCAAAACCGCTTTCTTTCCGGGATGCACATTGCCTGCTCTGTTTCCCGAGGCAACCCGCGCGGCCTACTCAGCCTTAAAACAACGTGATCCTTCTTTGGGATTAATTCTTAACTGCTGCTCTAAGCCTTCAAAAATGCTGGGACTTTCCGATTCTCATGCCGAGGCTATTTCAGAGTTGTCTAAATTTATTGAATCTCAAGGAATCACTAAAATCCTGACCGCATGTCCTAACTGCCACATAACTTTCAAAGAATTTTCCCCTTCATTTAAGATTGTATCTATTTACGAAGAATTACTTGATTCAAACATTCCCCTCAATAAACCCTGGCTTCAAAAAGCAACGGTACATGATCCATGCGTCACCCGCTTTGAATCAGATTTACAGGAAAGCGTCAGAAAGCTCTTAACTCAAAACGGGGTAAGCCTGATCGAAATGGATCACAGCAGAGATAAAACAATCTGCTGCGGAGAAGGGGGAGGCGTAGGATTTCACAACGAATCTTTCGCACAGACTTGGAATGACAAACGAAAAGCTGAAGCCGCGCAAACTGGAGCTCCTATGGTCACCTATTGCGCAGGATGCACAAATCATCTTTCCGGCACCGAACCTGTAGCACATATACTTGATTTGCTCTTTGTAAAAAGAAATGAAACCCCCATCCTTCCACGATTTCCATTCAATTATTTCAACAGATTAAAACTCAGAATTTCAGCACGATTTGCTTAA